In Scomber japonicus isolate fScoJap1 chromosome 7, fScoJap1.pri, whole genome shotgun sequence, one genomic interval encodes:
- the LOC128362250 gene encoding N-acetyllactosaminide beta-1,3-N-acetylglucosaminyltransferase 3-like, producing the protein MRKNRLRTCLLVGGLALLVLHLCKDFIDHKTISLQVAVREDYSQTKLLPSKNNSYVYSWPRCQQNVSAASISGFSSLPGSIKDFLSYRHCRHFPMLLDIPDKCGGVDGSAEVFLFLVIKSSPVNYERREVLRKTWAKERLHNGVWIRRIFISGTMDAGFEKERLNKLLEVEHREYNDILQWDFSDSFYNLTLKQILFLEWMDRNCPNARFLLNGDDDVFANTDNMVEYLQSLKDNNGSKHLFTGHLIQNVGPIRSSGSKYFIPVQVQESNSYPPYCGGGGFLLSGYTALVIYKMSQSINILPIDDVYMGMCLAKAGLGPDSHMGVKTAGLHIPSSTLDGYDPCFYKEVLLVHRFLPAHMYLMWHRIHDPKLKCSNSEKKL; encoded by the coding sequence atgagaaaaaacagACTAAGAACGTGTTTGCTAGTGGGAGGTCTTGCCCTGTTGGTCCTCCATCTCTGTAAAGATTTTATTGACCACAAAACCATCAGCCTCCAAGTAGCTGTGAGAGAGGATTACAGTCAAACGAAGCTGCTACCTTCCAAAAACAACTCTTATGTATATTCCTGGCCAAGATGTCAACAAAATGTCTCCGCTGCTAGCATTTCAGGCTTCAGCTCTCTTCCTGGCAGTATAAAAGACTTCCTCTCCTATCGCCACTGTCGCCATTTCCCCATGCTACTGGACATTCCTGACAAATGTGGAGGAGTTGATGGATCTGCAGAAGTCTTCCTTTTCCTAGTCATTAAAAGCTCCCCTGTGAACTATGAACGCAGAGAGGTACTGCGCAAAACCTGGGCTAAAGAGAGGTTACACAATGGTGTGTGGATCAGAAGGATCTTCATCTCAGGAACGATGGATGCAGGTTTTGAGAAGGAGAGACTGAACAAACTCCTCGAGGTGGAGCACCGTGAGTACAATGACATCCTTCAATGGGACTTCAGTGACTCATTCTACAACCTCACTTTGAAGCAGATTCTCTTCCTGGAGTGGATGGACAGAAACTGTCCAAACGCTCGCTTTCTGCTAAATGGTGATGATGACGTCTTTGCCAACACAGACAACATGGTTGAGTATCTTCAAAGCCTGAAGGACAATAATGGAAGTAAGCACCTCTTTACTGGCCATCTGATCCAGAATGTGGGCCCCATTAGATCATCAGGGAGCAAGTATTTTATCCCAGTTCAGGTGCAGGAGTCAAACTCATACCCCCCCTACTGTGGTGGTGGGGGCTTCCTCTTATCTGGCTACACAGCTTTGGTCATATACAAAATGTCTCAGTCCATTAACATTCTTCCCATTGATGATGTTTACATGGGGATGTGTCTGGCTAAAGCAGGGCTTGGTCCTGATTCCCATATGGGTGTGAAGACAGCAGGACTGCACATTCCCTCCAGCACACTAGATGGATATGACCCTTGCTTTTATAAAGAGGTTTTACTGGTACACAGATTTCTTCCTGCTCACATGTATCTTATGTGGCACAGAATACATGACCCCAAACTGAAATGTAGTAATTCTGAGAAGAAGCTTTAG